A stretch of DNA from Thiothrix subterranea:
GTAGTAATACAGGTTGTGGATGGTGTTCAGCCGCGCACCTAAAATTTCGGTGCATTTGTCCAAATGGCGCAGGTAAGCACGGGAATAATGCTGACAAGTGTAGCATCCGCACTGCTCATCAATGGGGCGGGTATCGTGCTGGTATTGGCTGTTGCGGATTTTCAATGTGCCGTAGCGGGTAAACAGAAAGCCGTTACGCGCATTGCGGGTGGGGATGACGCAATCGAACATATCCACCCCGCGCCGGACACCTTCCACAATGTCTTCGGGTTTGCCGACACCCATGAGGTAGCGCGGGCGGTCAGTGGGGAGTTCGGGCAGGGTGCATTCCAGCACTTTGTCGCGTTCGTCTTTGGGTTCACCGACCGACAAACCACCGATTGCGTAGCCGTCAAAACCGATGTCAAGCAAGCCGTGGGCGGAAATTTTGCGCAAATCTTCGTACATGCCGCCTTGCACAATGCCAAACAGGGCGGAGGGATTGCCCTCGTGTGCGTTTTTGCTGCGTTTTGCCCAGCGCAAGGAAAGCTCCATCGAATGGCGGGCTTCGTCGGGTGTGGCGGGGAAGGGGGTGCATTCGTCGAAAATCATTACGATGTCCGAGCCGAGTTCACGCTGCACTTGCATGGACGATTCCGGGGTCATCAGCACTTTTGCGCCATTGACGGGGGATTGAAAACGCACGCCTTCTTCGGAAATTTTGCGCATTTCTGCGAGTGAAAACACTTGGAAACCGCCAGAATCGGTAAGAATCGGTTTTTCCCAATGCATAAAGCCATGCAAATCGCCGTGCAATTGCACAATCTCCGTGCCGGGGCGCAGCATCAGGTGGAAAGTGTTGCCGAGGATGATTTCTGCGCCAATGCCTTGCAGTTCTTCGGGGGTCATGGCTTTGACCGTGCCATACGTGCCAACGGGCATAAAGGCGGGGGTTTCTACTGTGCCACGCGGAAAGGTAAGGCGACCGCGCCGCGCATTGCCATCGGTGGTGAGCAGGTCGAACTGCATGTGGGACATGGGGATTCCTTGCACAGAAGAGAAAAGGGCAGAGTGTACCCATGATCTCCCTGTTTTTCTATGCTGTTACCGCACTTGGCAGCATCCTGACACGACTCGCTGGTTATTCAACACCGCTGTAACGCTGTACGGGTAATTGGTATCCGACATGCCGTCGCTGCAACTGCTGACTTTTTGCATAAATGCTTGAGTATTATTTGCACCAGCGACTCCGGCAATTACTGCGATGGTGGCGTTATTTGCCGATGTTTGGCGGAACGTGACGGGTACGCTGTAGCGAGGGCCATCCATCATATTCACGTTTAAATTGGCATCGGTAATTTCAATGCTCCAAAAAGGTTCAGTGCCGCTGCACACCAAGCTATTGCTGGCGGCCTTGGCTGGCGGTGGCGTGACATTAGACGGAACTTTGATCGGTGGTACAACAACCGCCGGTGGTGCAGCAGGTGCTGGCGTTGGCGCGGGTGGTGCGTTTGCTGCTTGGTCTTCCGGCAATAAGTAACGTTTGCTGACCCAGCCGCCGACACCGTTCCAGTAAATTTTTGCCCAGACGGTGCTACCGACTTTTTTCTCTTCACCCGTGGTCACAATGCCCTGACCATTGTGTGGGATTCTACCGACAACGCTGCTACCCGTGCCTGCATTGGCCCGCATGTTTAAGAATTCGCCTGTTGTCACGCCAGTGATCACATATACATCGCTGGCAGCCTGCACGCTGGAAACGCTCAGTGCCAACGCTAAAGCGAGTGCTGAAAAAAATGAAGCTGTTTTCATGGTGTATTCCTACGATTTCTATTCATTAAAGCGCCCCTCGTGGGCATTACACCCACAATTTTAGCGCGTTTTTTGTGAAAAGTTGTCTGTATTCAGTAGAGCGCGGATAATAGCGCGTTTCCCCACGCTTTCACGACGGATAGAACGGACACAATGGCAGGCAAAATTTTTATCGAAACCCACGGATGTCAAATGAACGAGTACGATTCAGCCAAAATGCTGGACGTGCTGCATCACGCGCAGGGCATGGAACTCACCGACAATCCGGCGGAAGCGGATGTGTTGCTGATGAATACTTGTTCGATCCGCGAAAAAGCGCAGGAAAAAGTGTTCTCACAATTGGGGCGTTGGAAAAAACTTAAAGACAAAAATCCACACATTGTGATTGGTGTCGGCGGTTGCGTGGCAAGTCAAGAGGGTGAGGCCTTACGCCAACGTGCACCCGTGGTGGATGTGGTATTTGGCCCGCAAACCTTGCACCGCTTGCCGGACATGATTCGCCAAGTGCGCACCGAACACCATGCAGTGGTGGATATTTCCTTCCCCGAAATCGAAAAGTTCGACAATTTGCCCGAACCGCGCGCAGAAGGCCCCACTGCATTCGTATCGGTGATGGAAGGTTGCAGTAAATATTGCACGTTCTGCGTCGTTCCTTACACCCGTGGTGAAGAAATTTCCCGCCCCTTTGATGACGTGATTACCGAAGTCGCGCAACTCGCCGCGCAAGGGGTGCGTGAAGTCAATTTGCTGGGGCAAAATGTCAATGCGTATCGTGGCAAAATGCACGACGGTTCGATTGCCGATCTTGCCATGCTGATAACCTTGGTGGCAGCAATTGATGGGATTGATCGTATTCGTTATACCACCTCGCACCCCAACGAATTCAATGATAGCTTGATTGATGTGTACGCGGATGTGCCGGAGTTAGTCAGCCATTTGCACCTGCCCGTGCAAAGCGGTTCCGACCGGATTCTGATGGCGATGAAGCGCAATCACATGGCGATTGAGTACAAAGCCAAAATCCGCAAATTACGCAAAATTCGCCCGGATTTGAGCTTGTCATCCGACTTTATTATCGGCTTCCCCGGTGAAACCGAGCAGGATTTTGCCGATACCATGAAGCTGATTGAAGAAATGAACTTCGACCTGAGTTTCAGCTTTATCTACAGCCAACGCCCCGGCACACCCGCCGCGAGCTTGCCGGATGATGTGCCGCAATCGGTAAAAAAAGACCGCTTGCAA
This window harbors:
- the tgt gene encoding tRNA guanosine(34) transglycosylase Tgt, which translates into the protein MQFDLLTTDGNARRGRLTFPRGTVETPAFMPVGTYGTVKAMTPEELQGIGAEIILGNTFHLMLRPGTEIVQLHGDLHGFMHWEKPILTDSGGFQVFSLAEMRKISEEGVRFQSPVNGAKVLMTPESSMQVQRELGSDIVMIFDECTPFPATPDEARHSMELSLRWAKRSKNAHEGNPSALFGIVQGGMYEDLRKISAHGLLDIGFDGYAIGGLSVGEPKDERDKVLECTLPELPTDRPRYLMGVGKPEDIVEGVRRGVDMFDCVIPTRNARNGFLFTRYGTLKIRNSQYQHDTRPIDEQCGCYTCQHYSRAYLRHLDKCTEILGARLNTIHNLYYYQELMRGIRDAIAAGTFETFVSDFYALRTKAEDS
- a CDS encoding SH3 domain-containing protein, producing the protein MKTASFFSALALALALSVSSVQAASDVYVITGVTTGEFLNMRANAGTGSSVVGRIPHNGQGIVTTGEEKKVGSTVWAKIYWNGVGGWVSKRYLLPEDQAANAPPAPTPAPAAPPAVVVPPIKVPSNVTPPPAKAASNSLVCSGTEPFWSIEITDANLNVNMMDGPRYSVPVTFRQTSANNATIAVIAGVAGANNTQAFMQKVSSCSDGMSDTNYPYSVTAVLNNQRVVSGCCQVR
- the miaB gene encoding tRNA (N6-isopentenyl adenosine(37)-C2)-methylthiotransferase MiaB, producing the protein MAGKIFIETHGCQMNEYDSAKMLDVLHHAQGMELTDNPAEADVLLMNTCSIREKAQEKVFSQLGRWKKLKDKNPHIVIGVGGCVASQEGEALRQRAPVVDVVFGPQTLHRLPDMIRQVRTEHHAVVDISFPEIEKFDNLPEPRAEGPTAFVSVMEGCSKYCTFCVVPYTRGEEISRPFDDVITEVAQLAAQGVREVNLLGQNVNAYRGKMHDGSIADLAMLITLVAAIDGIDRIRYTTSHPNEFNDSLIDVYADVPELVSHLHLPVQSGSDRILMAMKRNHMAIEYKAKIRKLRKIRPDLSLSSDFIIGFPGETEQDFADTMKLIEEMNFDLSFSFIYSQRPGTPAASLPDDVPQSVKKDRLQHLQTRILAQATAISETMVGTVQRVLVERPSRKHEQMAGRTENNRVVNFDGAANLIGRFVDVRITEAQPNSLRGEIVAVESEVGRMIMEHYHASTRNP